TGTTTTTTGCCAAAACCGACCGGTTTCCGGTGGTAAAGCCGGTGAAGAGATCACTATAGAACAACTTGTGTCTATATTTTTACGCCTGCAGGAACTTGGTGCTCATAACATAAATCTTGTTACAGCGGTTCACTATATTCCGCATCTTTTGATTGCTTTACCTGAGGCAAAACGGCAGGGGTTAAGTTTACCGATTGTTTACAATTCCTCTGGCTGCGAATCGGCGGAAGCACTAAAGCTGTTAGATGGATTGATTGATATTTATTTGCCTGATTTTAAATATTGGTCAGACAGTACGGCTGCTCGTTACTCTGGTATAAGTAAATATGTTGAGCCGACTAAAAATGCTATAGCCGAAATGGTGCGTCAAGTCGGGCCGTGCAAATTTTCTTCAGACGGGATAATGCGGTCGGGTATAATTTGTCGCCATCTGCTGCTACCTGGTCGCTTGGATGAAGCTTGTCAGATTATGAATTATTTACATGCTACCTACGGCGATGCCATATATCTCAGCCTAATGAGCCAGTTTACCCCATTCAACATACCGGATTCTTGTAATGAAATTAACCGAAAAATAGATATGGCCGATTACGAAAAATGGGTTGATTTTTGTGTGGATAAAGACATAATAAATGCGTTTGTTCAGGAAGGTGAAGCTGCTTCGGAAAGTTTTATCCCGGATTTCTACAGTTGGCACGTTAAAGACTTTCTAAAATAAATTGACGCGGTCGGGCATCCGAATCACTATTTACCTTAAGAAATTTTTGCGTTAGAATAAATGATACATTGAAGGGGAGCTTTAATCGGCTGAGAGTAGATGCGTTCTAGACCCATAACCTGATTTGGATAATGCCAACGTAGGGAAAATGATTTATTGCGCACTCGTTTGAGTGCTATTCAGTTTGTGAACTCCTAATCGATGTAGATATTGCTGCAGCGGCATACCGGGGGCACCACCTTATGTCGCTTAAGAAAATGATGTTGAATTCGAAAGGAGCATT
This is a stretch of genomic DNA from Mageeibacillus indolicus UPII9-5. It encodes these proteins:
- a CDS encoding radical SAM protein, giving the protein MFKQLDLYKECKLCPNDCGIDRLAGNKGRCRMNSTLKVARAGLHMWEEPPLSGERGSGTVFFSGCPLRCVFCQNRPVSGGKAGEEITIEQLVSIFLRLQELGAHNINLVTAVHYIPHLLIALPEAKRQGLSLPIVYNSSGCESAEALKLLDGLIDIYLPDFKYWSDSTAARYSGISKYVEPTKNAIAEMVRQVGPCKFSSDGIMRSGIICRHLLLPGRLDEACQIMNYLHATYGDAIYLSLMSQFTPFNIPDSCNEINRKIDMADYEKWVDFCVDKDIINAFVQEGEAASESFIPDFYSWHVKDFLK